In Oncorhynchus keta strain PuntledgeMale-10-30-2019 chromosome 19, Oket_V2, whole genome shotgun sequence, a single genomic region encodes these proteins:
- the rps27.1 gene encoding 40S ribosomal protein S27.1 has protein sequence MPLAKDLLHPSPEEEKRSHKKKRLVQSPNSYFMDVKCPGCYKITTVFSHAQTVVLCVGCSTVLCQPTGGKARLTEGCSFRRKQH, from the exons ATGCCA CTCGCAAAAGACTTGTTGCACCCATCccctgaggaggagaagaggagccaCAAGAAGAAGCGTCTCGTCCAGAGCCCTAACTCCTATTTCATGGATGTTAAGTGCCCAG GATGCTACAAGATCACAACTGTGTTCAGCCACGCTCAGACGGTTGTGCTGTGTGTGGGTTGCTCCACAGTTCTGTGTCAGCCCACTGGCGGCAAAGCACGTCTCACAGAGG GGTGCTCATTCAGGAGGAAGCAGCATTAG
- the LOC118398361 gene encoding small conductance calcium-activated potassium channel protein 3-like: MQVRQSLPEIIITTKDDYQLKDSNQTFSSDKNHTKSEAKGTYRGGEESSGAEPKDGPHDCPHKKTQSIGHRLVRRRALFERRQRLNDCALAVGMFGVVVMVTETELSWSVYSKSSIYSVAMKSIISLSSLILLGLIIAYHICEVQLYIHDNGAEDWRIAMTMERVTLIALELFVAVVHPFPVGLPLSWQAMSPTLSETELEIVLALPMFLRLYLLGRALMLHSRLYTDTASRSIGALNKIHFNSRFVVKALMTIYPGTVLMIFSVSLWLIAAWGLHVCERHHNYKDLSSNYMEALWMVSVTFLSIGYGDVVPHTYCGRSICLLTGIMGAGCTVLVVAVVARKLELTRAEKHVHNFMMDSHFTKGIKIAAANVLRETWMIYKHTKLARERDHCRVRMHQRKLLLAIHRLRDVKMERRKLADQANTLVDLCKMQNLMYDVLSEVSGCRGDLEKHTNSLQQNVEELREGFRTLMPLLSSTLATQNASIRHLLREREEQAVTWSMAGQDR; this comes from the exons ATGCAAGTCCGCCAGAGTCTACCCGAGATTATCATTACAACCAAAGACGACTACCAGCTAAAGGACTCCAATCAAACATTCAGCTCTGACAAGAATCACACCAAATCTGAGGCCAAGGGCACCTATCGTGGAGGTGAGGAGAGCAGTGGTGCAGAGCCCAAGGATGGTCCCCATGACTGCCCTCACAAGAAGACCCAGAGCATCGGTCATAGGCTGGTCCGGCGAAGGGCGCTGTTTGAGAGGAGGCAGAGGCTGAATGACTGTGCGCTCGCTGTGGGGATGTTTGGAGTGGTGGTCATGGTCACCGAGACAGAGCTCTCCTGGAGCGTCTACAGTAAG AGCTCCATATACTCCGTGGCTATGAAGTCTATTATCAGCCTGTCCTCTCTTATCCTGCTGGGCCTGATCATTGCCTACCACATCTGTGAGGTGCAG CTCTACATCCACGATAACGGAGCAGAGGACTGGCGAATCGCCATGACAATGGAACGAGTGACTCTGATCGCCCTGGAGCTGTTTGTAGCGGTGGTGCATCCGTTCCCGGTGGGTCTCCCATTGTCATGGCAAGCCATGTCCCCCACGCTGTCAGAGACGGAGCTCGAGATTGTGCTGGCTCTGCCCATGTTCCTGCGACTCTACCTCCTGGGTCGTGCCTTGATGCTGCACAGCCGACTTTACACAGACACGGCCTCGCGCAGCATTGGCGCCCTCAACAAG ATCCACTTCAACAGCCGTTTTGTGGTCAAAGCGCTGATGACCATCTACCCTGGCACTGTGTTGATGATCTTCAGCGTCTCTCTGTGGCTCATCGCTGCATGGGGCCTTCATGTCTGTGAGAG ACACCACAACTATAAGGACCTGAGCAGTAACTACATGGAGGCCCTGTGGATGGTCTCGGTCACCTTCTTGTCCATTGGTTATGGGGATGTTGTTCCCCACACCTACTGTGGCCGCAGCATCTGTCTACTCACTGGGATCATG GGGGCTGGTTGCACAGTGCTGGTGGTTGCCGTGGTTGCCAGGAAACTGGAGCTGACCAGGGCAGAGAAACACGTCCACAACTTCATGATGGATTCCCACTTTACAAAAGGG ATAAAAATTGCTGCAGCAAATGTACTGAGAGAGACCTGGATGATCTACAAACACACCAAGCTGGCCAGGGAGAGAGACCACTGCAGAGTGCGCATGCACCAGAGGAAGCTGCTGCTCGCAATCCACCG GCTGCGTGATGTGAAGATGGAAAGGAGGAAATTGGCTGACCAGGCCAACACGCTGGTGGATCTCTGCAAG ATGCAGAATCTGATGTATGACGTGCTGTCAGAGGTGAGTGGATGCCGAGGGGACCTGGAAAAACACACAAACAGTCTGCAGCAGAATGTGGAGGAGCTGAGAGAAGGCTTTAGGACCCTAATGCCCCTCCTCTCTAGCACCCTCGCCACACAAAATGCTTCCATCCGCCACCTGctcagggagagggaggagcaggCAGTGACATGGAGCATGGCAGGGCAGGATAGGTAA